Proteins from one Elgaria multicarinata webbii isolate HBS135686 ecotype San Diego chromosome 3, rElgMul1.1.pri, whole genome shotgun sequence genomic window:
- the LOC134396372 gene encoding zinc finger protein 397-like: MAAGQEGRFPCPGLQFRTVLAENQEPGMKMEPEEPLGLKPAVGPREMGDISPAPQGTVGQQLSWGGPHHIKQEPEDRLSSLRWEVQWQEFLKAVQAPRSGEGMPQVPETVPWGEVKASPPPFQGTLAVRDESGTGHPPAFNGTSRAANSRPDTASSRGGCGQTEEIKREDAISSEAQRRRFRQLCYRDDWGPREVYGRLQELGAQWLKPERQTKEQILDLVVLEQFLTILPPEMQSWVKARASDSCFHAVSLAEDFLAGRQEAKEPERQVPRMVQEVAVTEEEGPSQEAAQRPLSREVKRENEGAGGALGGDGEQNGTDPELFWVPPGRVLGPETDVNAGNQDGPDTFHTCEMEKWKNNFASSPDDNSCEISLQGILKRKRRSKDAMSNKLLWDESNPNRTPAGEKPHECSVCGKIFRRRSDLNSHQRTHTGEKPYSCLNCGKRFNRSTNLISHQRIHTGEKPYKCVDCGKNFCHKSGLIRHRRTHTGEKPYACSECGKSFSQRQHLITHQRNHTGEKPFSCSECGKSFNQSQHLITHQRNHTGEKPFECSQCRKSFCDKSTLVRHQRSHLGKKPFKCSKCEESFYRSKHLTRHQRIHIQTAGV; encoded by the exons ATGGCGGCAGGACAGGAGGGGAGGTTCCCATGTCCAGGTCTCCAGTTCCGGACTGTGCTAGCAGAAAACCAGGAGCCAGGAATGAAAATGGAGCCGGAGGAGCCACTAGGCCTCAAACCAGCGGTGGGGCCAAGGGAAATGGGAGACATCTCACCTGCCCCTCAGGGCACTGTTGGGCAGCAGCTGAGCTGGGGAGGGCCGCACCACATCAAACAGGAGCCGGAAGACAGGCTGTCGTCTCTCCGCTGGGAAGTCCAGTGGCAGGAGTTCTTGAAGGCAGTACAGGCCCCTCGCTCTGGAGAAGGGATGCCCCAGGTGCCGGAGACTGTGCCATGGGGTGAGGTTAAGGCTTCCCCGCCTCCCTTTCAGGGCACATTGGCTGTCAGAGACGAGAGCGGGACCGGACACCCTCCGGCTTTTAATGGGACATCCCGGGCAGCCAACAGCAGGCCGGACACTGCAAGCAGCAGGGGAGGCTGCGGGCAAACGGAAGAGATCAAGAGGGAAGACGCCATCAGCTCAGAAGCGCAGCGCCGGCGCTTCAGGCAGCTCTGCTACCGGGATGACTGGGGCCCCCGGGAGGTGTACGGCCGCCTTCAGGAACTCGGCgctcagtggctgaagccagagagGCAGACGAAGGAGCAGATcttggacctggtggtcctggagcagttcctgaccatcctgcCCCCAGAGATGCAGAGCTGGGTGAAGGCACGCGCTTCCGACAGCTGCTTCCACGCCGTGAGCCTTGCGGAGGATTTCCTCGCGGGGCGCCAAGAGGCCAAGGAACCGGAACGGCAG GTGCCGAGAATGGTCCAAGAGGTTGCCGTGACGGAAGAGGAAGGGCCGTCGCAGGAAGCTGCTCAGCGGCCGCTCAGCAGGGAGGTCAAGCGAGAGAACGAGGGAGCTGGTGGCGCACTAG GTGGTGATGGGGAGCAGAATGGGACCGATCCAGAACTGTTCTGGGTGCCACCGGGAAGAGTATTGGGCCCAGAGACAGATGTAAATGCTGGAAACCAAGATGGCCCAGACACGTTTCACACATGTGAAATGGAGAAGTGGAAGAATAATTTTGCCTCTTCTCCGGATGACAACTCCTGTGAAATATCACTACAAGGGATActcaaaaggaagagaaggagcaaagaCGCCATGAGCAACAAGCTTTTGTGGGATGAATCGAACCCTAACAGAACCCCTGCGGGAGAGAAGCCGCACGAATGTTCGGTCTGCGGGAAAATATTCCGCCGCCGCTCAGACCTTAATAGTCACCAGAGAACCCACACGGGTGAGAAACCCTATTCGTGCTTGAACTGCGGGAAGAGGTTCAACCGGAGCACCAACCTTATTtcacaccagagaatccacacaggtgagaaaccgTACAAATGCGTGGATTGCGGCAAGAACTTTTGCCACAAGTCTGGCTTGATAAGGCACCGGAGaacccacacgggagagaaaccgtACGCCTGTTcggagtgcgggaagagcttcagccaaaggcagcatctgatcACGCACCAGCGGaaccacaccggggagaagccgttCAGCTGCTCcgagtgcgggaaaagcttcaacCAGAGCCAGCACCTGATCACGCACCAGAGGaaccacacgggagagaagccgttTGAATGCTCGCAGTGCCGGAAAAGCTTTTGCGACAAGTCCACCCTCGTCAGACACCAGCGGAGTCACCTTGGGAAGAAACCGTTCAAATGCTCCAAGTGTGAAGAAAGCTTCTATCGGAGCAAACACCTTACCAGGCACCAGCGGATTCACATCCAGACTGCAGGGgtctaa